The DNA segment CTGCTGTTGCGCTCGGTGTTCCCGCAGGATGCCAAGCTGAACAAGCTGGGGGGCCGGGGCAACGAGTTCGTGGTGTTCGGCCGCAACTACCCGCCGGCGCTGACCCACTACAGTGCCGGGCCGGGCGAGCAGTGGGGCGGCTGGCGTCTCGAGATCACCCCGGGCAAGCCGCGCACCGCCGACACTTTCCTCACCCTGATCCAGGCGGCTGACCGCTCGGTCCGTCGCGCCCCCGAGGTCGACGCAATCGCGGGAGATGCTTTCCAGGGGGCGGAATTCAGCCTGCACGGGCTGAAATACCGGGTGACTTTCAATTCCAGCGGCGCCACAGGCGGGCATGTCACGATCCGCAACCGCGCCGGGCGTGTGCTGGCCGACCAGGACCTGGCTACCGCGGTCCAGCCGCAGGCGGGAGCAGGCAGGCAGTGAACTTTCAACAGAGGAGTAGGGAACAATGAGAAAAAGCTGCTCGGTTGTGATGTCCGCCCGGCTGTGGCTGGTGCTGCTGAGCCTGGGCGCGGCCGTGTCCGCCCTGGCCCAGTCCGCCGCGGTGGAGCCGCCGGTGGATGAGGCCGCTTTTGGCGTGATCGCCGACTACTACGAGTACGACCACGACCTGGCCCTTCGCCCGCAGGAGTTCGGCCAGTGGCCCTGGCGCGGGCCGCAGACAATCTACAAGGTCTCCTACCGCAGCACGCACGAGCTTCAGGTAAGCGCCTATTTCTGCGTACCCAAGGACTACAAAGAGGGTGAGCGCCGCCCGGCGGTGCTGCTGATGCACGGCTGGAACCTGTTCTGGGGCAAGAACGAGGACTGGGTGCAGGGCTGGATCCCGGTGCTGACCGCGGCAGGCTACGTGGTGCTGGCCCCGGACCATTTCCTGTTCGGCGAGCGCAAGCCGGCCGGCGGCGGACTGGACAGCATGAAGGAGCTGGGCCCATATTACATGCGCGATTGGATGACCCAGACCGTGGTGGACCTCCGCCGCGGAATCGATTACCTTCAGAGCCGCCCCGAGGTGGACCCGCAGCGGATCGCCGTGCTGGGCGGCAGCCTGGGCGGCTGGATCGGCTCGCTGCTGACCGCGGTGGATCCGCGGATCAAGGCCGCGGTGCTCACTGTGCCGGCCAGCGAGTTTGTGACCAGCCAGGAGGGCGCCTGGAGCGTGATCAACGCCGCCAATTTCTACGGCCGGATCAAGCCGCCGCTGCTGGTGGTGAACGCCCTGAAAGATGACCCCAAGCGGGTGGCTCGCTCGAGGGCGCTGTTCGAGCGCGTGCCCGGACCGAAAAAGATGATCGAGTACGAGGAGGGGCATTTTCTCGACCCGGCCAAGTACAACGCCGATATTCTGGCCTGGCTGAGACAGAACCTGTGAGTGTATTCCGGACCTTGTAACACGGGATGCACGGGAAGTGAAACAAAACCGACGGAGGGATGGAACGAGATGAAAATGCTGATCATGCATGCCGTGCCGCGGCTGGTTATTGCAGCGGCGCTGGGACTGGCCGCCATGAATACCGGGACTCTCAGGGCCGAGGTGCGCCTGAACGGGCTGTTCTGTGACGGGATGGTGCTGCAGAGGAACATGCCGGTGCCGGTGTTCGGCACGGCGGACAAGGGTGAGCGGATCACGGTGGAGATCGCGGGACAGAAAAAAGTCACCGCCGC comes from the bacterium genome and includes:
- a CDS encoding alpha/beta fold hydrolase, which encodes MRKSCSVVMSARLWLVLLSLGAAVSALAQSAAVEPPVDEAAFGVIADYYEYDHDLALRPQEFGQWPWRGPQTIYKVSYRSTHELQVSAYFCVPKDYKEGERRPAVLLMHGWNLFWGKNEDWVQGWIPVLTAAGYVVLAPDHFLFGERKPAGGGLDSMKELGPYYMRDWMTQTVVDLRRGIDYLQSRPEVDPQRIAVLGGSLGGWIGSLLTAVDPRIKAAVLTVPASEFVTSQEGAWSVINAANFYGRIKPPLLVVNALKDDPKRVARSRALFERVPGPKKMIEYEEGHFLDPAKYNADILAWLRQNL